From the Chryseobacterium sp. G0201 genome, the window GTTTAGAAATTCGGCATACAGCTTGTCATTTTCCTGCAATAAACTTTTCTTCTGCAATAGATAAACCATATTGTAGTAAACCTGGGCAACATTTTTACGAAGCTGTTTTTCTTTCACCCCTACGCTCAAGACACTGTTCTTCCAAACCTCTGTTAAAAGATTTTTATTGGCCGAATAAACTTTTGGAAAATTGACCGATTGGGAAACCCCTAATCTGACATCAGAATAAAAACTATTGATCTGTCCGATCTCAGCACTTGCATTCGTTGCCGGGATAATCGCGCTCGACTTAATAAGCAGTTTATTGTAGTCGCTCCTTAATTTTTCGCTCTTTACGGATAAATTATGTTGCAATGCTATCTCCGTAGCTTCTTTTAAAGAGATGGAAGACTGCGCATTTAAACTTAAAGCTCCTGCAAAAAGGAATGCAAGAAGCAATGTTTTTCCTGTTTTGATCTTGAATGTAAATTTCTTTTTTTCTATCATAATATAAAGAATTGGTAATACAAAGAGTGTAAGAAAAGTAGCCACCATAAGACCACCGATAACTACTGTTGCCAAAGGTTTTTGTACTTCTGCACCTTCTCCGGTACTCAACGCCATTGGCAAGAATCCCAATGAGGCAACAAAAGCCGTCATTAGCACAGGTCTTAAACGGACCTTAGTCCCTTCAAGCACGATTTCCCGAAGATCTGTCTTTCCTTCTTTTCTCAATCTGTTGAATTCAGAAATAAGGACAATACCATTTAATACTGCCACACCAAATAGCGCAATAAAGCCTATTCCGGCAGAAATACTGAAAGGCATTCCTCGAAAAGCTAACGCAAAAACACCTCCTATTGCCGAAAGCGGGATGGCTGTGTAGATCAGAAAAGCTTGTTTCATCGAATTGAAAGCAAAATATAATAGAATAAGAATAAGTATTAAAGCCACAGGAACCGCAATATATAATCGTGATTTTGCTTCCTGTAAATTTTCAAACGCACCACCATACGTCACGAAATAGCCAGGCGGAAGTTTAATCTGTTTGTCCACTTTATCCTGTAATTCCTGAACCATACTCTGCACATCACGACCTCTTACATTAAATCCTACAATGATCCTGCGTTGAGAATTTTCTCTTTGTATCTGATTTGGACCTTCTATAATATTTACATCTGCAACAAGACTCAAAGGAATTTGTTCTCCTCTTGGGGTGGCAATAAGCAGGTTTTGAACATCTTCTAGCCCTTGTCTTTTATCGCCCGCTAATCTTACCACTAGGTCAAACCGCTTTTCTCCTTCATAGACTGTTCCACCAACTGCTCCTGCAAAAGCGGAATTGATGACTTGGTTTACATCGCTAATATTAAGTCCATACTGAGCAATAGTTGCACGGTTAAGTTTAATTACAATTTGGGGCATACCGGTGACGGCTTCCACATAAACACCGCTGCTTCCTTGCACAGAACTTACAATTTTGCCTAATTTATTAGCGTAGACAGACAGGGTGTCAAGATCTTCACCAAATATTTTACAAACTACATCCTGTCTAGCACCGGAGATTAATTCATTAAAACGCATCGCAACAGGGTACTGAAAACTAAATGTAACACCGGGAACTGCCTCTAATTCTTTGGCCATCTTTTCTTCCAATTCTTCGTACGAATCAGCGGATGTCCAATCTTTTCGGTCTTTGAGAATAATCATCATATCGGTGGCATCTATAGGCATGGGATCGGTCGGAACCTCGCTGCTCCCTGTTTTTCCCACCACTTTTTCTACCTCAGGAAATTTTTCCAGTATAATTTTTGAGCCTTTTGAAACAGCCTCAATAGATGTGTTGACATTGCTTCCAGGTAATACGCGGGTTTCTACAGCAAAATCACCTTCAGGTAAAGATGGAATAAATTCCCCGCCTAATGAAGATAAAATAAGTATTGCCACAGCAAACAAAGCAACAACTGATATCAAAATAGCTTTTGGAATTCGTAAAACCTTTTCCAGCATCCGTCTGTAAAAGTTCTCAAGTTTAGCCATAATTCTATCCGATAAATTTTCTTTAACCTGGACTTTCTTGCTCAAAAACAATGCTGTCATCATCGGAATGTACGTCAGTGACAATACAAAAGCTCCGGCTAATGCGAAGGCTACAGTCTGAGCCATTGGGGTAAACATTTTTCCTTCAATACCCTTCAATGCAAAAATGGGAAGATAAACGATCAGAATGATCGCCTCGCCAAAAACCGCAGCATTTCTCATTCGTGTGGAGGTACTTAGCACTTCCGCATCCATCTGCTTTTGAGAAAGGACATCTATTCCGGCGTACGCTTTGGAATGTCTTATCCGATGCATAACGGCCTCTACAATAATAACAGCTCCGTCAACGATAAGACCGAAATCTAAGGCACCTAAACTCATCAAGTTTCCACTGACACCGAAAGCATTCATCAAAATGACTGCGAAGATCATAGATAAGGGGATAACAGATGCGACAATGAGACCAGCACGCATACTCCCTAAAAAGAAAACTAAAACAAATACAACAATTAGAGCTCCCTCAATCAGGTTTTTAGTTACTGTACTGATTGAGTTGTCAACCATTTTCGTACGGTCTAGGAAAGGATCGATCTCTACACCTTCGGGAAGTGTTTTCTGAATCAGATCGATTTTATTTTTTATGTTTTTGATAACTTCATTACTGTTAGCTCCTTTCAGCATCATTACAACTGCTCCGGAAACCTGCTGCTGTCCATTATAGGTCATTGCTCCGTATCTTGTAGCACTACCATATTTAACTTGTGCAATGTCACGAACGAGTAATGGAATTCCGTTGGAAAGATTTTTAATTACAATATTCTGTATATCTTCCATATTCCCTACAAGACCTTCACTTCGGATAAATAGAGCAGTAGGACCTTTTTCAATATAGGCTCCTCCCGTATTCTGATTGTTGTTTTCCAAAGCCTTAAACACATCACTTATAGAAATATTATTGGCTTTTAATCGTGAAGGATCAACTGCAATTTCATATTGTTTCAATAAACCGCCGAAACTGCTCACCTCTGCAACACCTTTAACTCCAACAAGCTGACGCCGAACAATCCAGTCCTGAATGGTACGAAGTTCCATTGCATCATATTTTCCTTCATAACCTTTTTTAGGACGTACAGAATATTGATAAATTTCTCCAAGACCGGTAGTGACTGGAGCAAGAGTGGGTGTTCCGAAACCTTTTGGGATTTCATCCTGTACTTGCTGAAGTCTTTCGGAAACCTGCTGTCTTGCCCAGTAAATATCAGTATCATCATCGAAGACGATGGTCACCACTGAAAGACCAAATCTTGAAAAACTACGAAGAGATTTCAATCCGGGAATATTGTTATTTACCTGTTCGATTGGGAATGTGATCAGTCGCTCCACATCCGGAGCGCCTAGAGATGGTGCGATAGTAATTACTTGCACCTGGTTATCTGTAATATCAGGAACTGCGTCTATGGGAAGTTTTTTTACTTCATAAATACCATAGCCAATTAAGGCTAATATAAAGAGCCCGATAATGAGTTTATTCTTAATTGAAAACTCAATTATTCTATTTAGCATATTTTAATTTGTTAAGCATTAAACATACGTACCGACGGAAGCCGGACGCACAAATACCCAAAAGAAAAACCTTTGAGAATGTCAAATGATTAACAAAAACGAGGGGGTTGCCAAATACCCTCTAAATGGGCAGATGCAACAAAGGAATTAGTATATGAAACAGGCTTTTCCTTACTTACAGGAATACTATTTAAAAATGAGAAGGTATTCAATTGAAAATAAAATACTGCAATATGGGGAGCATGAGCATCAAAAGTTTTAAAAGGTAAATTTTTGTGGCTGTGCTGTGCTAAATTATTATGTGTACTGTTGTAAGAATAATGTTCTTTTAAAAATTCGATGAACGAAGAATCATGATCTTCAGCCTCTCCATCATTGTGATGCATAACGAAATGCTGTACGAGATCAGGTAGTTTCAAGAGCTGGTTTCCTATACTGCTAGTAGACAGGAATATAATGAGAAAAAATATTGATAAGGCTCCTTTCACTTCGCAAATTTATAAAAACAAATATAGATTAAGGTAAATTTTTCGGAAAATTTTATATTAGAAGCTCATGAAGAAAAAGTTCTAATTATATTTTTGTTTTTCAGTATCAATTATAATCATCTTTTGTATTTACAATTAATAACACATTGAATCACTCAAGTTTGGTATTGTTACCTAATATTAGTGGTATTGTAAATTATTTGAATCAGGGCTTAAACAATAAAGAATAATAGCTTTGTCTTCAAATACTAAATGCTAAATATATGGAAGTTAATTATTCTGAGTACTTATATCCTAATATATTAGCGTTGGCATTATGTTACTAAATATCGCATCGATAAGTGTGTAAAATTGGTCGCAAAAAAGTAAGTCCAAAAAGTTATAATTCAAAATTTCTTCGAAATTCAAAATGTAAATTAGCAAAATGAAAATCCTGATCATAGAAGACGAAACCGAGCTTGCTAAAAGTATCTCCGAATATCTTTCGGGAGAAAATTATATATGTGAATTTGCACCCACATTCAGCGAAGCAATGGAGAAAATAGAAACGTTCCAGTATGATTGCATACTGTTGGATATTATGCTCCCTGACGGCAATGGACTTGTCATTTTAGAAGAATTAAAAAGACAGAATAAACAGGATGGCGTCATTATCATTTCTGCTAAAAATGCTTTGGATGATAAGATAAAAGGTTTGCAGTTAGGGGCAGACGATTATCTTACGAAACCATTTCACCTTTCAGAACTGATGGCAAGGATCTATTCAATTATCAGAAGAAAACAATTCAATAATTCGAATGTCATCACACAGAATGAATTGCAGATAGATCTTTTAGCAAAAACTGTTACTATTAATAATAAAACAATTATTCTGACAAAAAAAGAATTTGATTTGCTGCTTTATTTTATCGGCAATAAAAATAAGGTAATTTCCAAAAGTACATTGGCGGAACATCTCTCCGGTGATTTTGCGGATATGCTGGATAATCACGATTTTGTCTATGCTCACGTCAAGAATCTTAAAAAGAAATTATATGAAGCAGGCTGTGACCATTACTTGAAAACAGTTTATGGTACAGGATATAAATGGGAAAATATCTATAAATTATGAAGCCACTTTTAAGTAAAACCACAAGACCTTTTTTGATTTTTGTAATGATTGTTCTCGTTTTCAGTATCCCTGTTTATTATTTTGTAGTGGATGCAATATGGCAGGAGGAACTTGATGAGCACAATGAGATTGTTGCAGAAAAAACAGGATACGAATTTAACAAAATGAATGCTTCTAAAGAAGAAATACAACGTAGTATCGCTCTTTGGAAGCAGATTCAGCCGGGAACTAATATTGAAAAATTACCTGGGAATAATTTAAAAAAAGATTCGATTTTCACAACAGAAAAATACAAACCTTTTTCTGCTGATGCCACGATTGAGCGCTACCGATGTCTGAAAAAAATTATTTACATAAAAAATGAACCATATCTTTTTACGATAGAGACCAATATTGAGGAGACAGAAGGTACTGTGATGATCATCGGTGCTATTACATTATTCTTTTTTCTTTTAATTGTCACTGGATTGTTTATTTTGAATAGAAGATTATCTAAAACCATCTGGAAGCCATTTAGAGAGACACTTGATCAATTGAAGAATTTTAATTTAAACACACAAACGCAGATTGAATTTGACAAGACAGATACCACAGAATTTGAAGAGTTAAACCAATCACTAAGAAAATTGATTGCACACAATATATCCGTGTATAAAACACAAAAAGAGTTTACTGAAAATGCATCGCACGAATTACAGACTCCGTTGGCCATCTTGAAAAATAAGCTTGATCTTTTACTTCAAGATGCAAACCTGACCGAAAAGCAGTACAACATTGCCGAGGAAATGAACAAAGCTTTAACGAGAAGTTCAAGAATTAATAAAAATCTTTTGTTATTAGCAAAAATAGATAACAGTCAATTCGATAATTCTGAAAGCATTCAGTTTGATGAGATATTGCACCAAAATATGGATATTTTTAATGAACATTTTGAGCAAAAAAATATATCCGTCGTAGAGAATATTTCTTCTGACGTTGAGATGATTGGCAATAGCGGGCTGACAGAAGTTCTTATCAGTAACCTAATTTTAAATGCAATTCGTCATACTTCACGTGACGGAGCAATATCGGTGAAATTGACAAATTCAGTATTTGAAGTTGCGAATTCCGGAAGTGAAAAATTAAATACAGATCTTCTATTTAAAAGATTTTCGAAGCTTTCCGCTGAGAATAGCGGAAGTGGTTTGGGATTAGCCATCATCAGTGAGATTTGCAAATTCCATCATTGGACGATCAGTTATAAATTTGAAAATAATTTGCATATTTTTTCAGTAAAACTGTAAAATTCAAAATTTCTTCTAAATTCACTTTTAGTTTTGCTGCATAATTTAATTTATGCAAACGTTCTTCTATACTTATAAGTGCAAAACGACCTTCAATAAAAATTTCTTCCCAAATTTCAAATCATTGATATGAAAAATGTTAATGATGGCTTTTTAAAAGGAAGAGCAAAAAGCCTTACATACACTTTTAAAGGTGCTTTTCTTTTGCTGAAAACGGAACATTCGATAATGACACAGTCTTTCATCGGGGTTGTTTTCGTTGTTTTAGGCTTCTATTTTAAAATCACAAAAGTTGAGTGGATGTTTCAGATACTTGGCTTTGGACTTATTCTCACGGCAGAAAGCCTTAATACTGCAGTGGAAAAACTCTGCGATTTCGTTCATCCGGAATATCATAAAAAAATCGGTTTTGTAAAAGACATCGCTTCCGGAGCTATGACATTTGCTGTGATCTCAGTTTTAATTTTACTCACTCTAATCTATTATCCTTACTTATGAAAAAGTTATTCAATGGCAGATTTTCAGCACTGTTTAGTATTCTGAGTCTATATATTTTTTTGGCATTTGTAATTAGGATAATATTACTGATCTGGTCTTTAAAAGATCTTGAGCTTAATTTCCTACATATTTTGCGGGCTTTTTTCACAGGGTTCTTATTTGACCTGACGATGGGTTCTTTATTTTTGGCATTTTACGCCTTTTATCTTTTGATCTTTCCGAAAAGATGGATCGGATCTT encodes:
- a CDS encoding CusA/CzcA family heavy metal efflux RND transporter, translated to MLNRIIEFSIKNKLIIGLFILALIGYGIYEVKKLPIDAVPDITDNQVQVITIAPSLGAPDVERLITFPIEQVNNNIPGLKSLRSFSRFGLSVVTIVFDDDTDIYWARQQVSERLQQVQDEIPKGFGTPTLAPVTTGLGEIYQYSVRPKKGYEGKYDAMELRTIQDWIVRRQLVGVKGVAEVSSFGGLLKQYEIAVDPSRLKANNISISDVFKALENNNQNTGGAYIEKGPTALFIRSEGLVGNMEDIQNIVIKNLSNGIPLLVRDIAQVKYGSATRYGAMTYNGQQQVSGAVVMMLKGANSNEVIKNIKNKIDLIQKTLPEGVEIDPFLDRTKMVDNSISTVTKNLIEGALIVVFVLVFFLGSMRAGLIVASVIPLSMIFAVILMNAFGVSGNLMSLGALDFGLIVDGAVIIVEAVMHRIRHSKAYAGIDVLSQKQMDAEVLSTSTRMRNAAVFGEAIILIVYLPIFALKGIEGKMFTPMAQTVAFALAGAFVLSLTYIPMMTALFLSKKVQVKENLSDRIMAKLENFYRRMLEKVLRIPKAILISVVALFAVAILILSSLGGEFIPSLPEGDFAVETRVLPGSNVNTSIEAVSKGSKIILEKFPEVEKVVGKTGSSEVPTDPMPIDATDMMIILKDRKDWTSADSYEELEEKMAKELEAVPGVTFSFQYPVAMRFNELISGARQDVVCKIFGEDLDTLSVYANKLGKIVSSVQGSSGVYVEAVTGMPQIVIKLNRATIAQYGLNISDVNQVINSAFAGAVGGTVYEGEKRFDLVVRLAGDKRQGLEDVQNLLIATPRGEQIPLSLVADVNIIEGPNQIQRENSQRRIIVGFNVRGRDVQSMVQELQDKVDKQIKLPPGYFVTYGGAFENLQEAKSRLYIAVPVALILILILLYFAFNSMKQAFLIYTAIPLSAIGGVFALAFRGMPFSISAGIGFIALFGVAVLNGIVLISEFNRLRKEGKTDLREIVLEGTKVRLRPVLMTAFVASLGFLPMALSTGEGAEVQKPLATVVIGGLMVATFLTLFVLPILYIMIEKKKFTFKIKTGKTLLLAFLFAGALSLNAQSSISLKEATEIALQHNLSVKSEKLRSDYNKLLIKSSAIIPATNASAEIGQINSFYSDVRLGVSQSVNFPKVYSANKNLLTEVWKNSVLSVGVKEKQLRKNVAQVYYNMVYLLQKKSLLQENDKLYAEFLNKANLRFKVGESNVLEQTTAENQRGQIAVQLKQLERDLEISQLQFQLLLNTEVLYSPDVSDNTLLQQTALDNIAIAEHPYLQYLKQKKDILVAETEVEKSKLLPSLSLGYNIMGMKGMGADNKEYNSTPRFQSVVIGVGIPIFNGGQKAKIKASEANQLVAATEYEYNLKNFEINYQSSFIDFQKYNEVVDYYQNTGLKHVATINSTAKKQFLGGDIDYLQWVILTNQAIEIQNQYIEALKNRNNSLIEINSYDPKFNNNGK
- a CDS encoding response regulator transcription factor — encoded protein: MKILIIEDETELAKSISEYLSGENYICEFAPTFSEAMEKIETFQYDCILLDIMLPDGNGLVILEELKRQNKQDGVIIISAKNALDDKIKGLQLGADDYLTKPFHLSELMARIYSIIRRKQFNNSNVITQNELQIDLLAKTVTINNKTIILTKKEFDLLLYFIGNKNKVISKSTLAEHLSGDFADMLDNHDFVYAHVKNLKKKLYEAGCDHYLKTVYGTGYKWENIYKL
- a CDS encoding sensor histidine kinase, coding for MKPLLSKTTRPFLIFVMIVLVFSIPVYYFVVDAIWQEELDEHNEIVAEKTGYEFNKMNASKEEIQRSIALWKQIQPGTNIEKLPGNNLKKDSIFTTEKYKPFSADATIERYRCLKKIIYIKNEPYLFTIETNIEETEGTVMIIGAITLFFFLLIVTGLFILNRRLSKTIWKPFRETLDQLKNFNLNTQTQIEFDKTDTTEFEELNQSLRKLIAHNISVYKTQKEFTENASHELQTPLAILKNKLDLLLQDANLTEKQYNIAEEMNKALTRSSRINKNLLLLAKIDNSQFDNSESIQFDEILHQNMDIFNEHFEQKNISVVENISSDVEMIGNSGLTEVLISNLILNAIRHTSRDGAISVKLTNSVFEVANSGSEKLNTDLLFKRFSKLSAENSGSGLGLAIISEICKFHHWTISYKFENNLHIFSVKL
- a CDS encoding diacylglycerol kinase family protein, producing the protein MKNVNDGFLKGRAKSLTYTFKGAFLLLKTEHSIMTQSFIGVVFVVLGFYFKITKVEWMFQILGFGLILTAESLNTAVEKLCDFVHPEYHKKIGFVKDIASGAMTFAVISVLILLTLIYYPYL